A window of Streptomyces armeniacus contains these coding sequences:
- a CDS encoding erythromycin esterase family protein: MPLVSRRTLLAALPALALTVTAGGPARAGARSRAAGPDPGPAAGPAAGPRAKGAETVLAALARASRPLRSVRPNGDLSDLRPLGAAIGRSAVVGLGEAAHGARELFTLRHRVFRYLVEEKGFTTFALETNWAAGLRINDFVRHGTGEPRAIMAEEFGNGKWPWNVREYLNLITWMREHNLRNPDRQVQFMGNDLAYPRIADTLFERVLGYVTEHHPSLRPMFGRLYRELWAHAEESDFSALPQPERRRMAGQARHAVALLEGLRPEGGRPSYAWTVQHARVVAQTATLLSYDLEDERQIPEAMRYRDELMARNTAWWHRNTGHRILLAAHNGHTAYETYAPARYPRTQGAYLRKLLGDDYLSVGTTFGRGAATVPGDDGGWETTKFGPPREGSSEELLDRVVNVAGSRNFLLDLRSAPPAARAWLNESRVTRDIGPPGDPYRPFVLGDGHSVLIHLHRFRSARPLS, translated from the coding sequence ATGCCACTCGTCTCACGCCGGACGCTGCTCGCCGCCCTGCCCGCGCTGGCGCTGACGGTCACAGCGGGCGGACCGGCCCGCGCCGGCGCCCGTTCGCGGGCAGCGGGGCCGGACCCCGGGCCTGCCGCAGGACCGGCCGCGGGCCCGCGCGCCAAGGGCGCGGAGACCGTGCTCGCCGCCCTCGCCCGCGCCTCCCGGCCGCTGCGGTCGGTACGGCCGAACGGCGACCTGTCCGACCTGCGGCCGCTCGGCGCTGCGATCGGCCGCAGCGCCGTCGTCGGGCTCGGCGAGGCGGCGCACGGCGCCCGCGAGCTGTTCACGCTCAGGCACCGGGTCTTCCGCTACCTCGTCGAGGAGAAGGGCTTCACCACCTTCGCGCTGGAGACCAACTGGGCGGCGGGGCTGCGCATCAACGACTTCGTACGGCACGGCACGGGCGAGCCGCGCGCGATCATGGCGGAGGAGTTCGGGAACGGCAAGTGGCCCTGGAACGTACGGGAGTATCTGAACCTGATCACGTGGATGCGCGAGCACAACCTCCGCAACCCGGACCGGCAGGTGCAGTTCATGGGGAACGACCTGGCGTACCCGCGCATCGCCGACACCCTCTTCGAACGCGTGCTGGGCTATGTCACGGAGCACCACCCGTCGCTGCGCCCCATGTTCGGCAGGCTCTACCGCGAACTGTGGGCGCACGCCGAGGAGTCCGACTTCAGCGCGCTCCCCCAGCCCGAGCGCCGCCGCATGGCCGGCCAGGCCCGGCACGCCGTGGCCCTGCTGGAGGGGCTGCGCCCGGAGGGCGGCAGGCCGTCGTACGCGTGGACCGTGCAGCACGCGCGCGTCGTCGCGCAGACCGCCACGCTGCTGTCGTACGACCTCGAGGACGAGCGGCAGATCCCGGAGGCGATGCGCTACCGCGACGAGCTGATGGCCCGCAACACCGCCTGGTGGCACCGGAACACGGGCCACCGCATCCTGCTGGCCGCACACAACGGGCACACGGCGTACGAGACGTACGCGCCCGCGCGGTATCCGCGGACGCAGGGCGCGTACCTGCGGAAGCTGCTCGGCGACGACTACCTCAGCGTGGGCACGACCTTCGGGCGCGGCGCGGCCACCGTGCCGGGTGACGACGGCGGGTGGGAGACGACGAAGTTCGGGCCGCCGCGCGAGGGCAGCAGCGAGGAGTTGCTGGACCGGGTGGTGAACGTGGCGGGCAGCCGCAACTTCCTGCTGGACCTGCGGTCCGCGCCGCCCGCGGCACGCGCGTGGCTGAACGAGTCGCGGGTCACCCGGGACATCGGGCCGCCCGGCGACCCGTACCGGCCGTTCGTGCTGGGCGACGGGCACAGCGTGCTGATCCACCTGCACCGGTTCCGCTCGGCGCGCCCGCTGTCGTAG
- a CDS encoding GGDEF domain-containing protein, producing the protein MTTAPRTAERTRCALCRKPLTDRLTGVLDRQEWDARASRAADRAHRRGQPLALVLADLDRFKAVNDTYGHLAGDAVLGAVASVLNGMDGGIVGRYGGHAGDEFLILLPGSTRDEALAVARCAQEHIRRLTVTARASRSTTVELTGQAVSMGVACCDGTVPAARASLADLVLDADVALREVKRAGGGRARTADSATAPDAPIRIPLAAFGHAPEGARGAPGGPGAPGAPGELVLSAAGAARLHALLGEALGRTGAPGPVLVTAPVPAPARAAR; encoded by the coding sequence ATGACCACCGCGCCACGTACCGCCGAGCGGACACGCTGCGCCCTCTGCCGCAAGCCGCTGACCGACCGGCTCACCGGCGTGCTGGACCGGCAGGAGTGGGACGCCCGCGCGTCCAGAGCGGCCGACCGCGCGCACCGCCGCGGCCAGCCGCTCGCCCTGGTGCTCGCGGACCTCGACCGCTTCAAGGCCGTGAACGACACGTACGGCCACCTCGCGGGCGACGCCGTGCTGGGCGCCGTCGCGTCGGTGCTGAACGGCATGGACGGCGGCATCGTCGGGCGCTACGGCGGCCACGCCGGCGACGAGTTCCTCATCCTGCTGCCCGGCTCCACCCGCGACGAGGCACTGGCCGTCGCCCGCTGCGCCCAGGAGCACATCCGGCGGCTGACCGTGACCGCCCGCGCCAGCCGCAGCACCACCGTCGAACTCACCGGCCAGGCTGTCTCGATGGGCGTGGCCTGCTGCGACGGTACGGTGCCCGCGGCCCGCGCGAGTCTCGCGGACCTCGTCCTGGACGCGGACGTCGCCCTGCGCGAGGTGAAGCGCGCCGGCGGCGGACGCGCCCGTACGGCGGACAGCGCCACCGCACCGGACGCGCCGATCCGCATCCCCCTCGCGGCGTTCGGGCACGCCCCGGAGGGCGCGCGCGGCGCGCCCGGCGGCCCCGGTGCTCCCGGTGCTCCCGGCGAGCTCGTGCTGTCCGCCGCCGGAGCGGCCCGGCTGCACGCGCTGCTCGGCGAGGCGCTCGGCCGTACGGGCGCCCCCGGCCCGGTCCTCGTCACGGCCCCGGTCCCCGCGCCGGCCCGCGCCGCCCGGTGA
- a CDS encoding pyruvate dehydrogenase, with protein sequence MAAAKVADQLVQVLIQSGVQRVYGVVGDSLNPFVDAIRRSDGALRWIHVRNEEAAAFAAAAEAQITGRLAVCAGSCGPGNTHLVQGLYDAHRSGAPVLAIASHIPTTQIGTGFFQETHPEKLFSEAADWCELLSQPEQMPRLARIAAQHALGGSTVSVLVLPGDIGEKPAPNPTGRTVPTPACGTVTPAPHAVRDLARLLNDARTVTLFCGAGVRGAHSQVMRLADTLKAPVGHTLRGKEWIQYDSPYDVGMIGLLGYGACHDAVHDADLLLMLGTDFPYDAFLPQAKTVQVDHDARRLGRRTPLELAVHGDVGATLDAVQPLLEPAADRRFLDTMLRRHERALTTAVDAYTRNVDHHVPIHPEYAASILDELAADDAVFTVDTGMNNVWAARYLTPNGRRRVIGSFSHGTMANALPHAVGAAFTDRSRQVVSLSGDGGLAMLLGELLTVRQHDLQVKTVVFNNASLGMVRLEMMVDGLPAYETDHAAVDYSAIARGIGIPAWRVEQPSGIRDALSEAFERPGPAVVELITDPNALSVPSHITFGQVKGFALAAGRTVLDGGVGTMLDLARANLRNIPRP encoded by the coding sequence ATGGCCGCCGCGAAAGTCGCCGACCAACTCGTCCAGGTCCTGATCCAGTCCGGTGTCCAGCGCGTCTACGGAGTCGTCGGCGACAGCCTCAACCCGTTCGTCGACGCCATCCGCCGCTCCGACGGCGCGCTCCGCTGGATCCACGTACGGAACGAGGAGGCCGCCGCCTTCGCCGCGGCCGCCGAGGCCCAGATCACCGGGCGGCTCGCGGTCTGCGCCGGCTCCTGCGGGCCGGGCAACACCCATCTGGTGCAGGGGCTGTACGACGCCCACCGCAGCGGCGCGCCCGTCCTCGCCATCGCCTCCCACATCCCCACCACCCAGATCGGCACCGGCTTCTTCCAGGAGACGCACCCGGAGAAGCTGTTCAGCGAGGCCGCCGACTGGTGCGAACTGCTCTCCCAGCCCGAGCAGATGCCCCGCCTCGCCCGTATCGCCGCCCAGCACGCGCTCGGCGGCTCCACCGTCTCCGTACTGGTCCTGCCCGGCGACATCGGCGAGAAGCCCGCGCCGAACCCCACCGGCCGCACCGTCCCCACCCCCGCCTGCGGCACCGTCACCCCGGCCCCGCACGCCGTACGGGACCTCGCCCGCCTCCTCAACGACGCACGCACCGTCACCCTCTTCTGCGGTGCGGGCGTACGCGGCGCGCACAGCCAGGTGATGCGGCTCGCCGACACCCTCAAGGCGCCGGTGGGGCACACGCTGCGCGGCAAGGAGTGGATCCAGTACGACAGCCCGTACGACGTCGGCATGATCGGGCTGCTCGGCTACGGCGCCTGCCACGACGCCGTACACGACGCCGACCTGCTGCTGATGCTCGGCACCGACTTCCCGTACGACGCGTTCCTCCCGCAGGCCAAGACCGTGCAGGTGGACCACGACGCGCGCCGGCTGGGCCGCCGTACGCCGCTGGAACTGGCCGTACACGGCGACGTCGGCGCCACCCTCGACGCCGTACAGCCGCTGCTGGAGCCCGCGGCCGACCGGCGCTTCCTCGACACGATGCTGCGCAGGCACGAGCGCGCGCTGACGACGGCCGTCGACGCGTACACCCGGAACGTCGACCACCACGTCCCGATCCACCCCGAGTACGCCGCGAGCATCCTCGACGAACTCGCCGCCGACGACGCCGTGTTCACCGTCGACACCGGCATGAACAACGTCTGGGCCGCCCGCTACCTCACCCCGAACGGGCGCCGCCGCGTCATCGGCTCCTTCAGCCACGGCACCATGGCCAACGCCCTGCCGCACGCGGTCGGCGCGGCCTTCACCGACCGGTCCCGGCAGGTCGTCTCGCTCTCCGGCGACGGCGGTCTCGCGATGCTCCTCGGCGAACTCCTCACCGTCCGGCAGCACGACCTCCAGGTGAAGACCGTCGTCTTCAACAACGCCTCGCTCGGCATGGTCCGGCTGGAGATGATGGTCGACGGGTTGCCCGCGTACGAGACCGACCACGCCGCCGTCGACTACAGCGCCATCGCCCGCGGCATCGGCATCCCGGCCTGGCGGGTCGAGCAGCCGAGCGGCATCCGCGACGCGCTGAGCGAGGCGTTCGAACGGCCGGGGCCCGCGGTGGTCGAGCTGATCACGGACCCGAACGCGCTGTCGGTGCCGTCCCACATCACGTTCGGCCAGGTGAAAGGCTTCGCGCTGGCGGCGGGACGCACGGTGCTGGACGGCGGCGTGGGCACGATGCTGGACCTGGCCCGCGCCAACCTCCGCAACATCCCCCGCCCTTGA
- a CDS encoding Fpg/Nei family DNA glycosylase, which produces MPELPEVEALRAFLAGRLDGRRIARVQPVAISVLKTYEPPLDSLEGRAFTGVSRYGKFLALEAGELQLVTHLARAGWLRWQDSLPSTPPRPGKGPLALRLRLAEPEGAGFDLTEAGTQKRLAVYVVRDPHDVPGIARLGPDPLGDGFSAELFRGLLRGERRRLKGVLRDQRVIAGIGNAYSDEILHAARMSPFKIADTLSEEQADALYEAVGTTLRDAVERSHGVAAGRLKAEKKSGLRVHGRTGEACPVCGDTVREVSFSDSSLQYCPTCQTGGKPLADRRLSRLLK; this is translated from the coding sequence ATGCCCGAACTGCCGGAAGTCGAGGCCCTCCGCGCGTTCCTGGCCGGCCGGCTCGACGGCCGGCGGATCGCGCGCGTACAGCCCGTGGCCATCAGCGTCCTCAAGACCTACGAACCGCCCCTGGACTCGCTCGAAGGACGCGCCTTCACCGGCGTGTCCCGTTACGGCAAGTTCCTCGCCCTCGAGGCCGGCGAACTGCAGCTCGTGACCCATCTCGCGCGGGCCGGCTGGCTGCGCTGGCAGGACAGCCTGCCGTCCACGCCGCCCCGGCCCGGCAAGGGCCCGCTCGCGCTGCGGCTGCGGCTGGCGGAGCCGGAGGGCGCCGGGTTCGATCTGACCGAGGCGGGCACGCAGAAGCGGCTCGCGGTGTATGTCGTACGCGACCCGCACGACGTACCCGGCATCGCGCGGCTCGGCCCCGATCCGCTCGGCGACGGCTTTTCGGCGGAGCTGTTCCGCGGCCTGCTGCGCGGCGAGCGGCGCCGTCTGAAGGGCGTGCTACGGGACCAGCGGGTGATCGCCGGGATCGGCAACGCGTACTCGGACGAGATCCTGCACGCCGCCCGCATGTCCCCGTTCAAGATCGCGGACACGCTCTCGGAGGAGCAGGCCGACGCGCTGTACGAGGCGGTGGGAACGACGCTGCGCGATGCCGTCGAGCGCTCGCACGGGGTGGCCGCCGGGCGGCTGAAGGCCGAGAAGAAGAGCGGGCTGCGGGTGCACGGGCGTACGGGTGAGGCGTGTCCCGTCTGCGGGGACACGGTGCGTGAAGTGTCGTTCAGCGACTCGTCGTTGCAGTACTGCCCGACGTGTCAGACCGGGGGCAAGCCGCTTGCGGATCGGCGCTTGTCGCGCCTCCTGAAGTGA
- a CDS encoding LacI family DNA-binding transcriptional regulator, translated as MSSKRGPQAPRRGRPRQADVAREAGVSQTTVSLVLGGNKQGIVIQEATRVRVLEAARSLGYVPDPAARSLAAARNSLLGVFSFTATFPTDERHSYYPLLAGVEQEAAAQGYDLVLFTGSSAHGPAATTPEALDRVRLADGCLFLGRHIPARELRRLVQDGYPAVHIGRRDELEGLAWVGADYVSASADVVRHLAEAGHRRIVLVREDDDAPASTDRERGFLLGLERAGLPGGPETVARTAEPAAEITAERVRAWRAAGVTAFVAEETDTGGAWRALFGAVGAAGLEAPRDLSLALLGAPPADLGAEPVPTGFDVPRTELGATAVRLLVSVMAGEEPEQGASGAVPGPAVPGPLVPCAFRAGATAGPPPETAPETAPETAPEAAPGAAPDGG; from the coding sequence ATGAGCAGCAAGCGCGGTCCGCAGGCCCCCCGCCGGGGGCGCCCCCGGCAGGCAGACGTGGCGCGGGAGGCCGGCGTGTCCCAGACGACGGTGTCGCTGGTACTCGGCGGCAACAAGCAGGGCATCGTCATCCAGGAGGCCACCCGCGTACGGGTGCTGGAGGCGGCGCGCTCACTCGGCTACGTCCCCGACCCGGCCGCCCGCAGCCTCGCCGCCGCCCGCAACAGCCTGCTCGGCGTCTTCAGCTTCACCGCGACCTTCCCCACCGACGAGCGGCACTCGTACTACCCGCTGCTCGCCGGCGTCGAGCAGGAGGCCGCCGCGCAGGGCTACGACCTGGTGCTGTTCACCGGCTCCAGCGCGCACGGGCCCGCCGCCACCACGCCCGAGGCGCTGGACCGGGTGCGGCTGGCCGACGGCTGCCTGTTCCTCGGGCGGCACATACCCGCCCGCGAGCTGCGCCGCCTCGTCCAGGACGGCTATCCGGCGGTGCACATCGGCCGCCGCGACGAGCTGGAGGGCCTGGCCTGGGTCGGTGCCGACTACGTGTCGGCCAGCGCCGACGTCGTACGCCATCTCGCCGAGGCCGGGCACCGCCGCATCGTGCTGGTGCGCGAGGACGACGACGCGCCCGCCTCCACCGACCGCGAACGCGGCTTCCTGCTCGGCCTGGAGCGCGCCGGACTGCCCGGCGGCCCCGAGACGGTGGCCCGTACGGCGGAGCCCGCCGCGGAGATCACGGCGGAACGCGTACGGGCGTGGCGCGCGGCCGGGGTCACGGCGTTCGTCGCGGAGGAGACCGACACGGGCGGCGCCTGGCGTGCGCTGTTCGGCGCGGTCGGGGCGGCGGGCCTGGAGGCGCCGCGCGACCTCTCGCTGGCGCTGCTCGGGGCGCCGCCCGCGGACCTCGGGGCGGAGCCCGTGCCCACCGGGTTCGACGTGCCGCGTACGGAGTTGGGGGCCACGGCCGTACGGCTCCTGGTGTCCGTGATGGCGGGCGAGGAGCCGGAACAGGGGGCCTCCGGTGCCGTACCGGGGCCTGCCGTACCCGGGCCGCTGGTGCCCTGCGCGTTCCGGGCCGGTGCCACGGCCGGTCCGCCGCCGGAGACGGCACCGGAGACGGCACCGGAGACGGCACCGGAAGCGGCGCCGGGCGCGGCACCGGACGGCGGCTGA
- a CDS encoding FAD-dependent oxidoreductase has translation MPHPTAVPAETDVLIVGGGLGGVAAALAVCRAGRRAVLTEETDWIGGQLTSQAVPPDEHPWVEQFGTTATYRALREGIRGYYRQWYPLRSEALAQRELNPGAGRVSKLCHEPRVALAVLEAMLAPHRASGRLTLLTEHRAVQAESDNDVVRAVTLEDTRTGDRHAVAARYVLDATETGELLELAGVEHVNGAEARAEHGEPHAPERADPLNQQGITVCFALSHHQGEDHTIDRPADYGFWREYRPAFWPGPLLGFLAPDPRSLEPVPRTFVPNPELDPLDVAADQSADAGDKELWGFRRILARKLHRPGAFGSDITLVNWPLNDYWLTPFAGAGEETARAALDGARELSRSVLYWLQTEAPRADGGTGFPGLALRPDVTGTPDGLAKAPYVRESRRIRAVTTVTEQDVAIDLVGPYGGTRHRDAVGVGSYRIDLHPSTGGDNYVDIGSVPFEIPLGALVPRRVRNLLPAAKNIGTTHITNGCFRLHPVEWNLGEVAGALAAHCLDEAVEPRQVQAEDKRFAEFARLLDREGVQRHWPDVRGY, from the coding sequence ATGCCCCATCCGACAGCCGTTCCGGCCGAGACCGACGTCCTCATCGTGGGCGGCGGCCTGGGCGGCGTGGCCGCCGCCCTGGCCGTGTGCCGGGCGGGCCGCCGGGCCGTCCTGACCGAGGAGACGGACTGGATCGGCGGTCAGCTCACGTCGCAGGCGGTGCCGCCGGACGAGCACCCGTGGGTGGAGCAGTTCGGCACCACGGCGACGTACCGCGCGCTGCGGGAGGGCATACGGGGTTACTACCGGCAGTGGTATCCGCTGCGGTCCGAGGCGCTGGCGCAGCGCGAACTCAACCCGGGCGCGGGCCGCGTGAGCAAGCTGTGCCACGAGCCGCGCGTCGCCCTCGCCGTGCTGGAGGCGATGCTCGCGCCGCACCGCGCGTCCGGCAGGCTCACGCTGCTCACCGAACACCGGGCCGTGCAGGCCGAGTCCGACAACGATGTCGTACGCGCGGTCACGCTGGAGGACACACGTACGGGGGACCGGCACGCCGTCGCCGCCCGCTACGTACTCGACGCCACCGAGACCGGCGAACTCCTCGAACTCGCCGGCGTGGAGCACGTCAACGGCGCCGAGGCGCGCGCCGAACACGGCGAGCCGCACGCCCCCGAGCGCGCCGACCCGCTCAACCAGCAGGGCATCACCGTCTGTTTCGCCCTCTCGCACCACCAGGGTGAGGACCACACCATCGACCGGCCTGCCGACTACGGCTTCTGGCGCGAGTACCGCCCCGCCTTCTGGCCCGGCCCGCTCCTCGGTTTCCTCGCGCCCGACCCGCGCAGCCTGGAGCCCGTACCGCGGACCTTCGTGCCCAACCCCGAACTGGATCCGCTGGACGTGGCCGCCGACCAGAGCGCCGACGCCGGGGACAAGGAGCTGTGGGGCTTCCGCCGCATCCTCGCGCGCAAGCTGCACCGGCCGGGCGCGTTCGGCTCCGACATCACCCTCGTCAACTGGCCGTTGAACGACTACTGGCTGACGCCCTTCGCCGGAGCCGGTGAGGAGACCGCGCGTGCCGCGCTCGACGGGGCGCGGGAGCTGTCGCGTTCCGTCCTGTACTGGCTGCAGACCGAGGCGCCCCGCGCCGACGGCGGCACCGGCTTCCCCGGGCTGGCGCTGCGGCCCGATGTCACCGGTACGCCGGACGGGCTGGCGAAGGCGCCGTACGTGCGCGAGTCGCGCCGTATCCGGGCGGTCACCACCGTCACCGAACAGGACGTGGCGATCGACCTGGTGGGGCCGTACGGCGGAACCCGGCACCGGGACGCGGTCGGCGTCGGCAGCTACCGCATCGACCTGCACCCCTCCACGGGCGGCGACAACTACGTCGACATCGGCTCCGTGCCGTTCGAGATCCCGCTCGGCGCGCTCGTACCGCGCCGTGTGCGGAACCTGCTGCCCGCCGCCAAGAACATCGGCACCACGCACATCACCAACGGCTGCTTCCGGCTGCACCCCGTCGAGTGGAACCTCGGCGAGGTCGCCGGCGCGCTCGCCGCGCACTGCCTGGACGAGGCGGTCGAACCGCGGCAGGTGCAGGCCGAGGACAAGCGCTTCGCGGAGTTCGCGCGGCTGCTGGACCGGGAGGGGGTGCAGCGGCACTGGCCCGACGTACGGGGCTACTAG